The Maylandia zebra isolate NMK-2024a linkage group LG7, Mzebra_GT3a, whole genome shotgun sequence genome contains a region encoding:
- the ctsh gene encoding pro-cathepsin H, with product MFVFLVLFAASVTSAFRLSDQDEFHFKSWMAQYNKGYNLKEYYQRLQIFTENKKRIDKHNEGNHSFTMALNQFSDMTFSEFRKSFLMSEPQNCSATKGNYFSSNGPLPDSIDWRKKGNYVTPVKNQGGCGSCWTFSTTGCLESVTAINKGKLVPLSEQQLVDCAQDFNNHGCNGGLPSQAFEYIMYNKGLMTEQDYPYTAFEGKCVYKPERAAAFVNSVVNITAYNEMELVDAVGTHNPVSFAFEVTSDFMSYHQGVYTSTECHNTTDKVNHAVLAVGYGQENGTPHWIVKNSWGSSWGMNGYFLIERGKNMCGLAACASFPMV from the exons ATGTTCGTTTTTCTTGTGCTCTTTGCGGCCTCTGTAACGTCAGCTTTTCGCCTGTCTGATCAAG ACGAGTTTCACTTCAAGTCATGGATGGCACAG TACAACAAAGGGTACAACTTGAAGGAGTACTACCAAAGACTGCAGATATTCACAGAGAACAAGAAGAGGATTGACAAACACAATGAAGGAAACCACTCGTTCACAA TGGCACTGAACCAGTTTTCAGACATGACATTCAGTGAATTTCGAAAGTCCTTCCTCATGTCTGAGCCTCAG AACTGCTCTGCCACCAAAGGGAACTACTTCAGCAGCAATGGGCCGCTACCAGACTCCATCGActggagaaagaaagggaatTATGTGACCCCAGTGAAGAATCAG GGAGGCTGTGGTAGTTGCTGGACGTTTTCCACCACTGGCTGTTTGGAGTCTGTAACTGCCATCAACAAGGGGAAGCTTGTACCGCTG TCAGAACAACAGCTGGTAGACTGCGCTCAAGATTTCAACAACCATGGATGCAATGG TGGTCTTCCCAGTCAAGCATTTGAATACATCATGTACAACAAGGGACTGATGACCGAGCAGGACTATCCATACACGGCTTTT gAGGGTAAGTGTGTGTACAAACCAGAAagggcagctgcttttgtgaATAGTGTGGTGAACATAACAGCA TACAATGAGATGGAGTTGGTGGACGCTGTCGGGACACACAATCCTGTCAGCTTTGCTTTTGAGGTGACCTCTGACTTTATGAGTTACCACCAGGGTGTGTACACCAG CACTGAATGCCACAACACCACTGACAAAGTGAACCATGCAGTTCTGGCTGTCGGCTATGGACAAGAAAATGGTACTCCTCACTGGATAGTAAAGAACTCATGGGGATCGAGTTGGGGCATGAACGG GTATTTCCTCATTGAACGTGGGAAGAACATGTGTGGACTTGCTGCCTGCGCATCATTCCCAATGGTGTGA